From a region of the Dictyostelium discoideum AX4 chromosome 2 chromosome, whole genome shotgun sequence genome:
- the cofC-1 gene encoding hypothetical protein: protein MSAPLSPSPTVVKLSPECQQYYQDVRIKNKYQGVVYKINKESNQMIIDKTFPNDCNFNELTQCFKENECCIIVFKYVISNSQSKLFFIYWGSETAPQTDKVLYSNAKLTLAITLKGIDIKIAGTKKSELTEEIFKERAIPKQA from the coding sequence atgtcagCACCATTATCACCTTCTCCAACAGTTGTAAAATTATCACCAGAATGTCAACAATATTATCAAGATGttagaattaaaaacaaatatcaAGGTGtagtttataaaattaataaagaaagtaatcaaatgataattgataaaacatttccaaatgattgtaattttaatgaattaactcaatgttttaaagaaaatgaatgTTGTATTATCGTTTTTAAATatgtaatttcaaattcacaatcaaaattattttttatttattggggTTCTGAAACTGCACCACAAACTGATAAGGTTTTATACAGTAACGCAAAATTAACTTTAGCAATAACATTAAAAggtattgatattaaaattgcTGGCACTAAAAAATCTGAATTAACTgaagaaatttttaaagaaagagCCATACCAAAACAAgcttaa
- the cofD-1 gene encoding hypothetical protein: MTTPKPTIAKISPECQTHFQDIKFRNKYQGILLKVNEESNMVVDKTLVAEGEFSELAQSLPTDQCRIIIYRYKSGEGSKLFFIYWGPDSAPQQDKLIYGNAKVTLAITLKGIDHKISASNLKEISEQVFIDRITPKTA; encoded by the coding sequence atgacaacACCAAAACCAACAATTGCCAAGATCTCACCAGAATGTCAAACACATTTTcaagatattaaatttagaaataaatatcaaggtattttattaaaagtaaaTGAAGAGAGTAATATGGTAGTTGATAAAACATTAGTTGCAGAAGGAGAATTCTCAGAATTGGCTCAATCATTACCAACTGATCAAtgtagaattattatttatagataTAAATCTGGTGAAggttcaaaattattttttatttattggggCCCAGATTCAGCACCACAACAAGATAAACTCATTTATGGTAATGCTAAAGTAACTCTTGCCATTACCTTGAAAGGTATTGATCATAAAATTTCTgcttcaaatttaaaagaaatctCTGAACAAGTTTTTATTGATAGAATTACTCCAAAAACTgcttaa